A window of Desulfobacterales bacterium contains these coding sequences:
- the dapB gene encoding dihydrodipicolinate reductase codes for MSKLKLMVNGLPGKVATVIARHAIADTSVEFIPQSMTGPEIAEDEMTLEDVNIRLIKPQDRDQAIPAIKSSKGEFISVDFTLPDAVNENAEFYCNQAIPFVMGTTGGDREKLAQTIAESSISAVIAPNMAKQIVGFQAMMAYAAKNFPGLFDGYQLEIKESHQKSKVDTSGTAKAMVGHFNQLGLNFSESDIIKIRDPEIQQKEWGVPEEYLDGHGWHTYTLTSMDQTVTFSFSHFVNGRDIYAWGTLDAARFLEEKIRQSIRGRTFSMIDVLKGA; via the coding sequence ATGAGCAAATTAAAACTGATGGTTAACGGCCTGCCCGGAAAAGTGGCCACCGTAATCGCCAGGCACGCGATTGCCGATACCAGTGTGGAATTTATTCCGCAGTCCATGACCGGCCCGGAAATAGCGGAAGATGAAATGACACTCGAGGATGTAAACATCCGCCTGATTAAGCCTCAGGATCGGGATCAGGCAATCCCGGCCATCAAGTCAAGCAAAGGCGAATTCATCAGTGTCGACTTTACCCTCCCGGATGCGGTGAATGAAAATGCCGAATTCTACTGCAACCAGGCGATCCCCTTTGTCATGGGCACCACCGGCGGTGACCGGGAAAAGCTGGCCCAGACCATTGCCGAATCTTCAATATCCGCGGTCATCGCCCCGAACATGGCCAAGCAGATCGTGGGATTTCAGGCCATGATGGCCTATGCCGCAAAGAATTTTCCCGGTCTCTTTGACGGCTACCAGCTTGAAATCAAGGAATCCCACCAAAAGAGCAAGGTGGATACCAGCGGCACGGCCAAGGCCATGGTCGGGCATTTCAACCAGCTGGGGCTTAATTTTTCCGAGTCAGATATCATTAAAATCCGGGATCCGGAAATCCAGCAAAAAGAATGGGGGGTGCCGGAGGAGTATCTGGACGGCCACGGATGGCACACCTATACCCTGACCTCTATGGATCAAACCGTTACCTTCTCCTTTTCCCATTTTGTGAACGGCCGTGACATTTACGCCTGGGGCACCCTGGATGCAGCCCGGTTTTTAGAGGAAAAAATCCGGCAGAGCATTCGCGGCCGGACATTTTCCATGATCGATGTTTTGAAAGGAGCTTAA
- a CDS encoding sugar phosphate nucleotidyltransferase, with protein sequence MKALILAAGYGTRLRPYTNIRPKPLFPINGEPVLGRLIHRLITAGCTGIIINTHHLADQIAAFIEEQTFPIPVTTRYEPSILGTGGAIRNAADFLDGAPFLVINSDIVTDLDLDPVYAYHCRHDWPATLVMHHHPAFNSVVVDNGQFIRSFAAEHLSETEALLAFTGIQVMDSRILSFIPPKQTVSSIAVYQSLLDKGLPIKAYVPAPFYWQDIGTPKRYRTAVLDHTAPAAFLSACGRKPAASDIKYEKLKGDGSDRAWYRLTGEGGCLILADHGIQASDDTCEIDSFIAIGRHLFEKNIPIPQMFFKDRFAGLVFLEDLGDTLLYDWLQANPPQAEVIAIYENVICELLRMAVSGKEGFDPAAAYQGPAYDKPLILEKECRYFVDAFLNGYLHLNQPYETLADEFSRLADQAVLNSMPGFMHRDFQSRNIMIKNAGIYFIDFQGGRIGPVQYDLAALLADPYAALSQPIQAQLLDFAMHEYMKYRSFSRNRFLAGYQACRVCRLMQALGAYGYLTRVKEKPFFSQFIPRAARTLKQDLAGMPGAFPLLSRTVDAAAARVSEIFATRLDL encoded by the coding sequence ATGAAGGCCTTAATCCTTGCAGCCGGCTACGGCACCCGACTCCGACCGTATACCAACATCCGGCCCAAACCCCTGTTTCCCATTAACGGCGAGCCCGTCCTCGGCCGCCTGATTCACCGCTTAATCACCGCCGGCTGTACCGGCATTATCATCAACACCCATCATCTGGCGGATCAGATTGCCGCATTTATTGAGGAACAAACATTTCCCATACCGGTCACGACCCGCTATGAGCCTTCCATACTGGGTACCGGCGGGGCGATCCGGAACGCGGCCGATTTTCTGGATGGCGCGCCCTTTCTGGTGATTAACAGCGATATTGTGACGGATCTGGACCTTGACCCCGTTTATGCATATCACTGCCGCCATGACTGGCCGGCTACCCTGGTCATGCATCACCACCCGGCTTTTAATTCCGTCGTTGTTGACAATGGGCAGTTTATTCGTTCATTTGCCGCCGAACATTTGTCAGAAACGGAGGCGCTCCTTGCCTTTACCGGCATCCAGGTGATGGACAGCCGGATTCTTTCGTTTATTCCGCCGAAACAGACGGTCAGCAGCATTGCCGTCTACCAATCGCTGCTGGATAAGGGCTTGCCCATCAAGGCCTATGTGCCGGCGCCCTTTTACTGGCAGGATATCGGCACGCCAAAGCGCTATCGCACGGCAGTTTTGGATCACACCGCCCCTGCCGCCTTTTTAAGCGCCTGCGGCCGAAAACCGGCGGCTTCCGATATCAAGTATGAAAAATTAAAAGGCGACGGCTCGGACCGCGCATGGTACCGCCTGACAGGTGAAGGCGGCTGCCTGATTCTCGCCGACCACGGCATTCAGGCAAGCGATGACACCTGCGAGATTGATTCATTTATCGCCATTGGCCGGCACCTGTTTGAAAAAAACATTCCAATACCGCAGATGTTTTTTAAGGATCGCTTTGCCGGCCTCGTTTTTCTGGAGGATTTGGGCGATACCCTGTTATATGATTGGCTGCAGGCCAATCCGCCGCAGGCTGAAGTGATCGCGATTTATGAGAACGTGATTTGCGAATTGCTAAGAATGGCTGTTTCAGGCAAAGAGGGGTTTGATCCGGCGGCCGCCTACCAGGGTCCGGCCTATGACAAGCCCCTGATTCTTGAAAAAGAATGCCGGTATTTTGTGGACGCCTTTTTGAACGGATATCTCCACTTGAATCAGCCATATGAAACGCTTGCTGACGAGTTTTCCCGCCTGGCGGACCAAGCCGTTTTAAACAGCATGCCCGGGTTCATGCACCGGGATTTTCAGTCCCGAAACATCATGATCAAAAACGCGGGTATTTATTTCATCGACTTTCAGGGCGGACGAATCGGGCCGGTCCAGTACGATCTGGCCGCGCTTCTGGCAGACCCCTATGCGGCCCTTTCGCAGCCGATCCAAGCGCAGCTGCTTGATTTTGCCATGCATGAATACATGAAATACCGGAGCTTTTCCCGGAATCGTTTTCTGGCGGGCTATCAGGCCTGCCGGGTCTGCCGGCTAATGCAGGCATTGGGCGCATATGGCTATCTCACCCGGGTCAAAGAAAAGCCCTTTTTCAGTCAGTTTATCCCCAGGGCCGCACGCACTCTGAAACAGGATCTGGCCGGGATGCCGGGAGCATTTCCGCTGCTTTCCCGGACAGTGGATGCGGCGGCCGCAAGGGTTTCTGAAATTTTTGCAACCCGCCTTGACCTTTAA
- a CDS encoding 1-acyl-sn-glycerol-3-phosphate acyltransferase: protein MRLKKLQKNIRSWWDKRVSGAYHPFTCYLPPNTGIVARLILKFLFMGIQVDSQPEELSRRPENKDRIIIYVNKYKSYFEYLFFHTRLRHEGMPHPGIGFDHRLIFWQPLMRLFKIILSHVNYFVKHLALPDPYKSGYIRDKLMAGNAALLSLVEEKGFYRRFVKSKPDPLHYLIEIQKRIDRPVYFYPQLMLYGKAPEKTRLSFIDMLFGTNENPGRIRRLVALTKSPKTIFIEASEPLCLKYFLARPEIAKLSSKNQAVALRRHLLGQINRHRQSITGPILKSRLEIMEELLTRQDVQKFIADYARQSDVSLHQAHKQAAAYLDEIASNYNLKTIRIFDVALRWMFRTIFEGMVVDYSGLDRVKRISRDAPLILVPCHKSHLDYLILSYVFFNNNMPCPLIAAGKNLSFWPLGPIFRGGGAFFLRRTFKGEKLYPKVFAAYLQKIIDEGFYVEFFPEGGRSRTGKLLAPKIGLLSLILDAYKNIRWSDMMFVPIYIGYDRVLEEKAYIHELEGGKKAPENLKNMLKARKFLKRKYGKIYLNFNAPISLKHYLQETNPELSEAALDSKKAALHLGRRLIGAINQVTVVTPYAVLAASILNCGQKRFYLNQLFHIVDTYMTFLLNQGANLSDTLIIDRNSAYRHVLETFTQNKIIEKSTTEITTVNESNPLFKISDSRRPALEYYKNNCVICFIPGAYTAMAILHADAFQFAAGDLHTHYEFLKDLFANEFVFENELPVAHTVRKTLKSFIDDAILMPHPTLPETYNITSAGYRKLHMLAAFMAPFFDSYWVVLNYMRHYTKQPIYEVKDYIKKIQAMGNRMYKRNEINRKEALTKINYQNAVAYFTDKGLSSPETDPESFDFYLEKIQNYRKYLQEKMPLLS from the coding sequence ATGCGTCTTAAAAAATTACAAAAAAATATTCGATCCTGGTGGGACAAACGGGTTTCCGGCGCCTACCACCCTTTTACCTGCTATTTGCCCCCGAATACCGGCATCGTCGCCAGATTGATACTCAAGTTCCTTTTCATGGGCATTCAGGTGGATTCCCAGCCCGAAGAGTTGTCCCGCCGCCCGGAAAACAAGGACCGGATTATCATCTATGTAAACAAATACAAAAGCTATTTCGAGTACCTGTTTTTTCATACCCGGCTCCGTCATGAGGGCATGCCGCATCCGGGCATCGGGTTTGACCACCGCCTTATTTTCTGGCAGCCCTTAATGCGGCTTTTTAAAATTATCCTCTCCCATGTCAACTATTTCGTCAAACACCTGGCTCTGCCGGACCCTTACAAAAGCGGCTATATCCGGGACAAACTGATGGCCGGCAATGCCGCGCTCCTGTCTTTGGTTGAGGAAAAGGGGTTTTACCGCCGGTTCGTCAAATCCAAGCCTGACCCGCTCCATTATTTAATTGAAATCCAAAAACGCATCGACCGGCCGGTCTATTTTTACCCTCAGTTGATGCTGTATGGCAAAGCCCCGGAAAAAACCCGGCTATCATTTATTGACATGCTTTTTGGCACCAATGAGAATCCGGGCCGCATCCGCCGGCTGGTGGCACTGACCAAAAGCCCCAAAACCATATTTATCGAAGCCTCCGAACCTCTCTGTCTGAAGTATTTTTTAGCGCGCCCGGAAATCGCCAAACTCTCCTCCAAAAACCAGGCGGTCGCCCTGCGCCGGCATCTGCTCGGTCAAATCAACCGCCACCGGCAAAGCATCACCGGCCCCATACTCAAATCCCGGCTGGAAATCATGGAGGAGCTGCTGACCCGGCAGGATGTGCAGAAATTTATCGCGGACTATGCCCGGCAATCCGATGTATCGCTTCACCAGGCCCATAAACAGGCGGCCGCCTATCTGGATGAAATCGCCTCTAACTACAACCTCAAAACGATCCGCATTTTTGATGTGGCCCTGCGCTGGATGTTTCGCACCATCTTTGAAGGCATGGTGGTTGACTACAGCGGACTCGACCGGGTCAAACGCATATCCCGGGATGCCCCCCTGATATTGGTCCCCTGCCATAAAAGCCATCTGGACTACCTGATCCTCTCCTATGTCTTTTTCAACAACAACATGCCCTGCCCCTTGATCGCGGCCGGCAAGAATCTTTCGTTCTGGCCGCTGGGGCCCATATTCCGGGGCGGGGGCGCGTTTTTTCTCCGACGGACGTTTAAAGGCGAAAAGCTCTACCCCAAAGTATTTGCCGCCTATCTTCAGAAAATTATCGACGAGGGTTTTTATGTGGAATTCTTTCCGGAAGGCGGCCGAAGCCGCACCGGAAAACTGCTGGCCCCGAAAATCGGCCTGCTGTCCCTGATTCTGGATGCCTACAAAAACATCCGCTGGAGCGATATGATGTTTGTGCCGATCTATATCGGCTATGACCGGGTGCTTGAGGAAAAAGCCTATATCCATGAACTGGAGGGCGGCAAAAAGGCTCCGGAAAATCTGAAGAACATGCTCAAAGCCAGAAAATTTTTGAAAAGAAAATACGGTAAAATCTACCTAAACTTTAACGCGCCCATTTCTCTGAAGCACTACCTGCAGGAAACCAATCCGGAATTAAGCGAAGCCGCCCTGGACTCCAAAAAAGCCGCTCTTCATTTGGGCCGCCGTCTGATCGGGGCAATCAACCAGGTCACCGTGGTCACCCCCTATGCCGTGCTGGCGGCATCCATTTTGAACTGCGGGCAGAAGCGGTTTTACTTAAACCAGCTATTTCATATCGTGGATACGTATATGACCTTTCTGTTAAACCAGGGCGCCAACCTGTCAGACACCCTGATCATTGACCGAAACAGCGCCTACCGGCATGTTCTGGAAACTTTTACCCAGAACAAAATTATTGAAAAAAGCACCACTGAAATCACCACCGTAAACGAATCCAACCCATTGTTCAAAATCAGCGACAGCCGGCGCCCGGCCCTGGAATACTATAAAAATAACTGCGTCATCTGCTTTATCCCCGGGGCCTATACGGCTATGGCTATTTTGCACGCCGATGCATTCCAGTTTGCCGCAGGTGACCTGCATACGCACTATGAGTTTCTCAAGGATTTATTCGCCAACGAGTTTGTCTTCGAAAATGAGCTGCCTGTGGCGCATACGGTGCGCAAAACTTTGAAATCCTTTATTGATGACGCGATCCTGATGCCGCACCCCACACTGCCGGAAACCTATAATATCACCTCCGCCGGCTACCGGAAGCTCCATATGCTGGCCGCCTTTATGGCACCCTTTTTTGATTCCTACTGGGTGGTCTTAAATTACATGAGGCACTATACCAAGCAGCCTATTTATGAAGTCAAAGATTATATCAAAAAAATTCAGGCCATGGGCAACCGGATGTACAAACGAAACGAGATCAACCGGAAAGAGGCCTTAACCAAAATCAACTATCAGAATGCGGTGGCCTATTTTACGGACAAAGGCCTGAGCAGTCCGGAAACCGATCCGGAATCCTTTGATTTTTATCTGGAAAAAATCCAAAACTACCGCAAATACCTTCAGGAAAAAATGCCCCTGCTCTCATAG
- a CDS encoding inositol monophosphatase family protein, giving the protein MDLNEIKNTGIGAAYKSAKILCDYYGRLDHIEKKGPNDLVTEADLASQNAIIEAIQAKFPDHGILAEENGYDQMDAGDCRWIIDPLDGTTNFTHQIPIFCISIAFAVNGKTRVGIVLNPVSGELFTAAEGQGAALNGRPITVSGQSDISESLLVTGFPYAFQAIIQPVMQRFQQCLLAARGIRRLGSAALDLCYVACGRFEAFWEENLHPWDTAAGTVIAEMAGGRVTDFSGHPFSIDKKEILATNGHIHEAVRSLLTI; this is encoded by the coding sequence ATGGATTTAAACGAAATCAAAAATACCGGCATCGGCGCTGCCTATAAAAGCGCCAAAATCCTCTGCGACTATTACGGCCGCCTGGATCATATTGAAAAAAAGGGGCCCAACGACCTGGTGACAGAGGCTGACCTGGCCTCCCAAAACGCCATAATTGAAGCGATTCAGGCCAAATTCCCGGATCACGGCATTCTGGCCGAAGAAAACGGGTATGATCAGATGGATGCCGGGGACTGTCGGTGGATTATTGATCCCCTGGACGGAACCACCAATTTTACCCATCAGATACCCATTTTCTGTATTTCCATTGCATTTGCCGTAAATGGGAAAACCCGGGTGGGTATTGTATTAAACCCGGTGAGCGGGGAGCTGTTTACCGCTGCTGAAGGCCAGGGGGCGGCACTGAACGGCCGGCCCATAACGGTTTCCGGGCAGAGCGACATTTCCGAGAGCCTTTTGGTGACAGGATTCCCCTATGCGTTTCAAGCCATTATCCAGCCGGTGATGCAGCGGTTTCAGCAATGCCTGCTGGCTGCGCGCGGCATCCGCCGGCTGGGCTCGGCGGCGCTGGATCTGTGTTATGTGGCCTGCGGCCGGTTTGAGGCGTTCTGGGAGGAGAACCTGCATCCCTGGGATACCGCGGCCGGCACGGTGATCGCCGAGATGGCCGGCGGCCGGGTCACGGATTTTTCCGGCCATCCCTTCAGCATTGACAAAAAAGAAATTCTGGCCACCAACGGCCATATACACGAAGCGGTTCGATCATTACTCACGATCTGA
- the dnaA gene encoding chromosomal replication initiator protein DnaA gives MENIWQSVKASIKESTPTHVYKMWIEPVEFLKASDDGIVLACPNVLFKKRVWENFGGMIKSELSRLAGRQLKLLLEVSNGNGVGNGGGNGNSNSKKRHFKVSASENVQLPIPAMDCQPRYGRLLRKDFTFDRFVVGENSTFAYNAAVALASQKNKFPPLFLLSQPGMGKSHLSQAVGHKILSAFPNERVMYITAEDFTTDMVHSLRNHTITEFKQKYRNNCDVLLLDDIHFLSGRTRTQDELALSLDYLYDSGKKIIFSSTTPLKDIPKLGEHLKSRLSQSVVSEIQTPDFSTRFKILKCKSDYYGYALKNEVLEYMASELTENVRLLESGLMGVATKSRLLNMDVDLSLAESVVKNLAITRNAITLGSIKKVVCKEFGITETEIASNSRKKGVVRPRQIAMYLARRHTKQTIQSIGRSFNRYHATVIHSINNIEKELKVQSEVKQQVERIDKQLLDGKF, from the coding sequence ATGGAAAATATCTGGCAAAGTGTGAAAGCCTCGATCAAGGAGTCTACCCCCACCCATGTGTATAAAATGTGGATTGAGCCGGTAGAATTTTTAAAAGCCTCGGATGACGGCATTGTACTGGCGTGTCCGAATGTTTTGTTCAAAAAACGGGTGTGGGAAAATTTCGGGGGGATGATAAAAAGCGAGTTGAGCCGGCTGGCCGGCCGCCAGTTAAAACTTTTACTCGAAGTCTCAAATGGCAACGGCGTTGGCAACGGCGGCGGCAATGGCAATTCCAACAGCAAAAAACGCCATTTCAAAGTCTCCGCATCCGAAAATGTCCAGTTGCCTATTCCGGCGATGGATTGCCAGCCGCGGTATGGCCGGTTGTTGCGCAAGGACTTTACATTTGATCGCTTTGTGGTAGGAGAGAACTCCACGTTTGCCTATAATGCGGCCGTGGCTCTGGCATCGCAGAAAAACAAATTCCCGCCGCTTTTTCTTTTGTCCCAGCCGGGCATGGGGAAAAGCCATTTGTCCCAGGCAGTGGGGCATAAGATCCTCTCGGCCTTTCCGAATGAACGGGTGATGTATATCACCGCCGAGGACTTTACCACGGATATGGTCCATTCCCTGAGGAATCACACCATTACGGAGTTCAAGCAGAAATACCGGAATAACTGCGATGTGCTGCTGTTAGATGACATCCATTTTTTATCCGGCCGAACCCGCACCCAGGATGAACTGGCATTATCCCTGGACTATCTCTATGATTCCGGCAAAAAGATTATCTTCTCCAGCACGACACCATTAAAGGATATCCCAAAGCTGGGCGAGCATTTGAAGTCCCGGCTCTCTCAAAGCGTGGTCTCGGAAATCCAGACCCCGGATTTTTCCACGCGGTTTAAAATTTTAAAGTGTAAATCCGATTATTACGGATATGCGTTAAAAAACGAGGTGCTCGAGTATATGGCCAGTGAGCTGACCGAGAATGTCCGGCTGCTGGAGAGCGGCCTGATGGGGGTGGCCACCAAATCCCGGCTGCTCAATATGGATGTGGACTTGTCCCTTGCCGAAAGTGTGGTCAAAAATCTGGCGATCACCCGCAACGCCATTACCCTGGGCTCAATAAAAAAGGTCGTCTGCAAGGAGTTTGGGATTACCGAAACGGAAATCGCATCCAATTCCCGAAAAAAGGGGGTGGTCCGGCCCCGCCAGATCGCCATGTATCTGGCCCGCCGCCATACCAAACAAACCATCCAGTCTATCGGCCGGAGCTTTAACCGCTATCACGCCACGGTCATCCATTCCATCAATAACATCGAAAAAGAGCTGAAAGTCCAAAGCGAGGTCAAGCAACAGGTGGAGCGGATCGACAAGCAGCTCTTAGACGGTAAATTTTGA
- a CDS encoding DUF1343 domain-containing protein produces MPPIKSGLEKFIANPPTGLEGQRLGLLCNPASVDRNYCHAKDLIQQRFPGRLTTLFSPQHGFYSEKQDNMVESGDLRDPETGLTVFSLYGDTRVPTVPMFDRLDTLLIDLQDAGTRVYTFAATMSYCLETARDMDKQILVLDRPNPANGIQVEGNRLKHPFASFVGRYPIPMRHGLTLGEYARYINTANGIGCRLEVIPMHGWRRWMYFSDTGLPWIPPSPNLPTVQSAMVYPGQVIFEGTNISEGRGTTTPFEIFGAPFIDPDKIAGFMGGRHFPGGVLRPVAFEPMFHKFQHENCRGVHLHITDPGAYNAYQTSLKLMQAVMYHYPEKFEWRAPPYEYEWEKLPIDLILGDAAIRERIERFEPVEAIETDWLTDLADFQKEIQPFLLYEP; encoded by the coding sequence ATGCCGCCGATTAAATCCGGACTGGAAAAATTCATCGCTAATCCGCCGACTGGCCTGGAGGGACAGCGGCTCGGCCTGTTATGCAACCCCGCCTCGGTGGACCGAAATTATTGTCATGCCAAGGACTTAATCCAGCAGCGGTTTCCCGGCCGGCTCACGACCCTCTTCTCCCCGCAGCACGGCTTTTATTCGGAAAAGCAGGACAATATGGTGGAGTCCGGGGATTTACGGGACCCGGAGACAGGCCTTACCGTTTTCAGCCTTTACGGCGATACCCGGGTGCCGACCGTCCCCATGTTTGACCGCCTTGACACCCTGCTCATTGATTTGCAGGATGCGGGCACACGGGTCTATACCTTTGCCGCCACCATGTCCTACTGCCTGGAAACCGCCCGGGATATGGATAAACAGATACTCGTCCTTGACCGGCCCAACCCGGCTAACGGTATTCAGGTGGAAGGCAACCGGCTGAAACACCCCTTTGCCTCATTCGTCGGCCGGTATCCGATCCCCATGCGCCACGGCCTGACCCTGGGGGAATATGCCCGCTATATCAATACGGCAAACGGCATCGGCTGCCGTCTTGAGGTTATTCCAATGCACGGATGGCGCCGGTGGATGTATTTTTCCGATACCGGCCTTCCCTGGATACCCCCATCCCCCAACCTGCCCACCGTGCAATCCGCCATGGTCTATCCCGGGCAGGTCATATTTGAAGGGACCAATATCTCCGAAGGCCGGGGGACGACCACCCCGTTTGAAATTTTCGGCGCCCCGTTTATCGATCCGGATAAAATCGCCGGCTTTATGGGCGGCCGGCATTTTCCCGGCGGCGTGCTCCGGCCGGTGGCATTTGAACCCATGTTTCATAAATTCCAGCATGAAAACTGCCGGGGGGTCCACCTGCATATCACCGACCCGGGCGCCTACAATGCCTATCAGACAAGCCTCAAGCTCATGCAGGCGGTGATGTATCATTATCCGGAAAAATTCGAATGGCGAGCGCCCCCTTACGAATATGAGTGGGAGAAACTCCCGATTGATTTAATATTAGGCGATGCCGCCATCCGCGAACGTATAGAACGATTTGAACCGGTGGAGGCCATTGAAACCGACTGGCTGACCGATTTAGCGGACTTTCAAAAAGAGATACAACCGTTTCTGTTATATGAGCCATAG
- a CDS encoding FAD-linked oxidase C-terminal domain-containing protein, whose product MIPITSRIFKQIQRIVGKNNCSQAKEDRLCYGFDATKTQALPDAVVFPEKSEEISEILKLANAHQFAVIPRGAGSGMSGGAIPVSGGVVVVMTRFNRIIEIDTDNLIVHVEPGVVTGELQRAVQEKGLFYPPDPSSSDFSTLGGNVAECAGGPKAVKYGVTRDYVLGLEVVLPTGEVIRAGVRTAKGVVGYDLTRLLTGSEGTLGIITRMTLRLLPLPETVKTLTAFYDRMEAAAEAVSEIIRRGIIPRTIEYMDNAAIRCVQNYLNAGFPEDVAALLIIEVDGSPEIARQAAEAIEALCRELGAIKVETAATPEAAEALWRARKSISPALYSLAPDKINEDIVVPRSRIPDMVRKIRSLSQSTGLTMVSFGHAGDGNIHFNIMLDKKDGAALEKAESAVEEIFDYTLELGGTISGEHGIGISKAKYMAKEISPETMALMKRIKQAFDPAGILNPGKMRLP is encoded by the coding sequence TTGATACCGATTACATCCCGGATTTTTAAGCAGATCCAGCGAATTGTCGGCAAGAACAACTGCAGCCAGGCAAAGGAGGACCGCCTCTGTTACGGCTTTGATGCCACCAAAACCCAGGCCCTGCCGGATGCCGTGGTGTTTCCGGAAAAGAGCGAAGAGATCTCAGAAATTCTCAAGCTGGCCAATGCGCACCAGTTTGCGGTGATTCCCCGGGGGGCCGGCTCGGGCATGTCCGGGGGCGCCATTCCGGTATCCGGCGGGGTGGTGGTAGTGATGACCCGGTTTAACCGGATTATCGAAATTGATACGGATAACCTGATCGTCCATGTGGAGCCCGGCGTGGTGACCGGTGAGCTCCAGCGGGCGGTTCAGGAAAAGGGCCTGTTCTATCCGCCGGATCCGTCAAGTTCGGATTTTTCAACCCTTGGCGGCAATGTGGCGGAATGCGCCGGCGGACCGAAAGCGGTCAAATACGGCGTAACCCGGGATTATGTGCTGGGCCTGGAGGTGGTGCTGCCCACGGGGGAAGTCATCCGGGCCGGGGTCAGGACCGCCAAAGGCGTGGTGGGCTATGATTTGACGCGCCTTTTAACCGGTTCGGAGGGGACCCTGGGGATCATCACCCGCATGACGCTTCGCCTGCTGCCCCTGCCTGAGACGGTAAAGACCCTGACCGCATTCTACGACCGGATGGAGGCCGCAGCTGAAGCCGTGTCTGAGATTATCCGGCGCGGCATTATCCCGCGAACCATTGAATATATGGATAATGCCGCGATCCGTTGCGTGCAAAATTATCTAAACGCCGGATTTCCGGAGGATGTGGCGGCGCTTCTGATCATTGAGGTCGATGGATCCCCTGAAATCGCCCGGCAGGCCGCAGAAGCGATCGAAGCCCTTTGCCGGGAACTTGGGGCGATAAAGGTGGAAACGGCCGCGACGCCCGAGGCCGCCGAAGCGTTATGGCGCGCCAGAAAATCCATATCCCCGGCGCTCTATAGCCTGGCGCCGGATAAAATCAATGAGGATATTGTGGTCCCCCGCAGCCGGATTCCGGATATGGTCCGAAAAATCCGATCCCTCAGCCAAAGCACGGGGCTTACCATGGTGAGCTTCGGCCATGCCGGAGACGGCAATATTCATTTCAATATCATGCTGGATAAAAAGGATGGGGCAGCGCTTGAAAAAGCCGAGTCCGCCGTCGAAGAGATTTTTGATTACACCCTTGAACTGGGGGGAACGATTTCCGGCGAACACGGCATTGGCATCTCCAAAGCGAAGTATATGGCCAAGGAAATTTCCCCTGAGACGATGGCGCTGATGAAACGGATCAAGCAGGCCTTTGATCCGGCCGGTATACTCAATCCCGGCAAGATGCGCCTGCCTTGA
- a CDS encoding ribonuclease H: protein MASQISKWVRKRFKKNKVWVAADPAGQPVMDKGKVLIKYQLDQPHEYWVRGENVGDIEGEDKQKKQPAKTPENPTQIQPTAPPLVQADSDADKPNKEAIHVYTDGAASGNPGPAGIGVFLQYGPHEREISRFIGSATNNIAELMAVKTALEAIKRKDIPVRLYTDSSYVLGLLTSGWKAHKNKELVTDIRTLCEEFKDLQLIKVKGHGGICGNEKADHLATSAIKKHAP, encoded by the coding sequence TTGGCATCACAGATTTCAAAATGGGTGCGCAAACGGTTTAAGAAAAATAAAGTGTGGGTGGCCGCGGACCCGGCGGGCCAGCCGGTGATGGACAAAGGCAAGGTGTTGATCAAATACCAGCTGGATCAACCCCACGAATACTGGGTGCGCGGGGAGAATGTTGGGGATATTGAAGGTGAGGACAAGCAAAAAAAACAGCCAGCAAAAACGCCTGAAAATCCCACCCAAATACAGCCAACTGCGCCCCCCCTTGTCCAGGCGGACAGTGATGCCGACAAACCCAATAAGGAGGCGATCCACGTCTATACGGACGGGGCTGCCTCCGGCAATCCCGGACCGGCCGGCATCGGCGTATTTCTGCAATACGGGCCCCACGAGCGCGAAATCTCGCGCTTCATCGGTTCCGCAACCAACAACATCGCTGAATTAATGGCGGTTAAAACCGCCCTGGAGGCGATTAAGCGCAAAGACATACCGGTCCGGCTTTACACGGACAGCAGCTACGTGCTCGGATTGCTGACAAGCGGCTGGAAGGCGCACAAGAATAAGGAGCTGGTCACTGACATTCGAACGCTCTGCGAAGAATTTAAGGATTTACAGCTGATCAAGGTTAAGGGGCACGGCGGGATTTGCGGCAACGAAAAAGCGGATCATTTGGCGACCAGCGCGATTAAAAAGCACGCGCCTTAG